The Hypomesus transpacificus isolate Combined female chromosome 12, fHypTra1, whole genome shotgun sequence genome segment AGCTACCTCACTGTGGAAGCTATGGGAACAGCACATGAGCTACCTCACTGTGGAAGCTATGGGAACAGCACATGAGCTTACCTCACTGTGGAAGCTATGGGAACAGCACATGAGCTTACCTCACTGTGGAAGCTATGGGAACAGCACATGAGCTACCTCACTGTGGAAGCTATGGGAACAGCACATGAGCTACCTCACTGTGGAAGCTATGGGAACAGCACATGAGCTTACCTCACTGTGGAAGCTATGGGAACAGCACATGAGCTTACCTCACTGTGGAAGCTATGGGAACAGTGCAGCTCTTCGATTCCGCTCGCCCCTTTGTTAAGGTCGTCATGGCAGATCAGACACACACGATCTGCGTCgctctgcacaaacacacacacccacacacagcaaatAGACATGGTCAAACAAGAACTTAAACAGATCAATGATTGGGGGATTCCCCTCTATACagactccctgcccccctccccaccagcacacacacagagacacacatacacacacagttttccAGTAGTCAGCCTACCAGAGACATGACATTTCGCCTGCGGAAGCGTGTCTTCCTCTCTGGCAGTTCGGCCACCTCCGGGATGGTTGTTATGACGGAGGGCCGTCGCTCTGGACAGGCCGGCCTTGCGGGGCAGCTGTCCTCACAGGAGGAGATGCGGGTCCGGATGTGGCCCCTGACTGGGGTGGGCGGCTTGGTGGCGTTATAGAGACGAGACAGCTGCATGGCACTGAGCTGAGcctgaaaaaagagagagagagagagggagagagggagggagggagggagggagggagagagagagagagagagagagagagagagagagagagagagagagagagaggagagagagagagagagagagagggaaggagagagaggttggtgAGGGGGCAGTCAGTTATTTCATTGTACAATGCTGTAACTCGAGACTTGTGTTCAGTGCTGATGGACACATGACAATGTAACCATAACAATGTTAGTTTGGTTTGTTGACATTCTGTCTTTGGCAAGTctcacaaacaaaaaacaaaccttTATATCTTCCCTTTGTCCTATAATAAATATCATAAACCACACAAACAGTGTCTTCTTGTTCTTTTATTGTCGTTCTGACACACCTGTGCATcccacatgtactgtatgttcctAGCTACTGGagggtaaccctaacccacattgACTCTCTAATCCTATTTGCttatgtgggtgtgggtgggtatgTTACTGATCTGACCCAGTAGATTCCTTCTCAACAGCCAACCTTACACTGAACCCACAGCTCAACTTAGGAGCTGTTGCTTTGATGCCACAGTATCGCGAGAAAACAGCACAATCTGTAATGTAGCATAAGTCTAGTGTGAAGTAGTTGGCGTATTGTCAATTCCAAGGCATCGTATTTCTCCAGTATTCATTCCACATTTGTAAAGCCTactgacacatacacaaccacacacacacaaccacacacacaaccgcacacacacacacacacttaccggACACGGCAGTGAAGCCCTGCGGTCTGCTCGTGGTCTTGCTGGTGGGTCGAGGCTACTCTTTCGATCAAACATGTCTGCGttgtcctctccctcatctttctctttgtcttttgCCTGTTCTGTTGCTTTGTATCTACTCAACCAATTGCTGAAGATGTCatcgtcatcctcctcctcttcctcctcttcctcttgctcCTCGGGGTCCTCAGGGTCCTCCGTCACTGCGTCAAGCAGGTTGTCAGACTCTGTGCCTTTTACGTCCTCAGGGTCCAAAAATGTATCGTCCTCAGTTTCCATGGCGACAGTCGTCCCACGGTGGTgaatggagagatgaagggcAGAAAGAaggcgatgtgtgtgtggaagtggacCAGGGAATGGAGGGTGGTTCTGGTTGGGCTAGGGCTATAGGTGGAGCAGGAGGTTTAGCAGAGGCCTGTGGTCTGAGTCCGTCATCCGCTCACTCTCTGGCGTGGTGACCGATCTCATCGTCGCTTTCATCAATGAACCAAGACTGACAAGGTCCTCTTCAACAGCTTcaatcccccccttcccccccccccccccccccactctcttaggcCATCTGGTTTATGTGTTTATCTGCTTAAGCCTGACTCCACAATACACTGCCAGGTTCTACGGCCACGTCACAGTCTTAACAGAGACGAATCCTCTGTAATCTCTTTAGGATGGGagtgagagatggaaggagagaacaGGCCAGGAAGGTGGAAGAAGGGGGGGATAGAGAGCAGGTCATGGGTATCTagctgagagagggagtagCGGGCCGTGGACAAACAGAACAGTCAGGGGCCTCTCATGAGGGAtgtttacagtatgtgtctAGGTTTGCCTGTACATTACAGTTGCGCAGTGGAGCTAAAGTAATCTACATGGTGATTACCCAGGAGAGgtaaagccaggtaaaaaaaaaaaaaagagggataCGTTTGCTTAAGTGGATGTAATAAGTGGTAGCCTAAGGTGATTACATGCAAGAAGGAAGGGGGTGCTAAAattagcccagagagagagaaagtgagagagagagagagagagagagagagagagagagagagagagagagagagagagagagagagagagagagagagagagagagagagagagagagagagagagcgagagagtaaaggagagagagaacaatgttGTAATGTATGCTTGGTCTATTTTTCTTGAAAAAATATTCTTACTAAATAGTAAGATAGCACTTATTTCCTTGGTACTTATTTACCTTGAATCACACTACATACTTATACATCCGTTTCAGCTAATACTGAATACGTTCAACTCTGTTGTCTGGATAGAAAGCCACTTTGGCTTTTTTCAACCTAAggc includes the following:
- the si:ch211-207l14.1 gene encoding E3 ubiquitin-protein ligase SIRP1, which gives rise to METEDDTFLDPEDVKGTESDNLLDAVTEDPEDPEEQEEEEEEEEDDDDIFSNWLSRYKATEQAKDKEKDEGEDNADMFDRKSSLDPPARPRADRRASLPCPAQLSAMQLSRLYNATKPPTPVRGHIRTRISSCEDSCPARPACPERRPSVITTIPEVAELPERKTRFRRRNVMSLSDADRVCLICHDDLNKGASGIEELHCSHSFHSECIEEWLWRKQSCPTCRVQVPMPEPLYWSSARVKVP